GAGTGCGTCGTAATTGAATTGGTCTAATCTGGATTCCTTGCCTTGAAGAATAACGTAATTAGTCGTATCTACTGTCTTCTTCAAGGATGGGAGATAGATGATATATCCATAAGAATTTCGAGATGGATGTAGAGCATAGCCAGTGATACCACGAGGGTGAATTTTTGAGTCAGGGTTGTGGTTATTGACTATGACGGGTTGACCGAAAGGTAACAAAGTACTGATGTCAAGTCCTGCCAATCCAGCGTGTTGTCTTGCagattttttgcttttggGCGAAGCTAGTGAGTTCCTTACGATAGTAGAGAATTCGACTGCTGAAAACCATAGATGATTCGGTAGACCACTACATTGCAGTTGGGTACGACAGTCATCTAATAGGGTACGGTTTAGCCGTTCAGCGATACCATGGGCTCTGGAATCCGCTGTGGTTGTATAACATGGAGttataccatttttttcaaggaatTTATGGAGAGTTTTGTTAGTGTACTCAGAACCACGGTCCATTTGGATAACCAGAACATTAGACTGAAACTGGTTTTTAATGAAAGCCAGTATCGTAGTAAAGACATCGAGAATAGAATCCTCGCGACGGTCATGTAATGGATAAACCCAACGgaatttggttttttcaTCAGTGAATGAGATAAAATAGGATGGTGCGCTCTTTGGTAGGTTGTGAACAGGGCCAAATATGTCCGTATGTAGGTATTGAAAAGGTTCATATGAATTTTGGTATTTTAGCCGTGATCCTTTGATATGTCTGTGTTTGGTGCTTTTACCGATTAAGCAATCGGGacattgataattagtagcGCTAGACCAATCAACATCAGATTCATTAAAATACGTAATAGTGTTCTTTTTAAGTGAATATCTAATTGTCTGGGCATTGGCATGTGCAAGCATCCGATGAATGAAAGGATAAGGATATTTGTGTGTTCTCTCACTTGTGTGAACATTATTGATTGTGGGTATAGAGATATTCGATGGaagcaaatattttttagaTACCCAGTAAAAGTCGCCATATTTTACGATAGGTGCAAGTACAGTGCCGTCAGCTCGTTCTAATACGTTTTTGGTAAAGCATGCTGTAATATCTATTGCAGCCAGTTCATTTAAACTGAGTAAGTCATAGGCTATGTTCGGGGTGTGCAATACCtttattgatgttttggTGTCGTCCTGGAagtgaaattgaagatcaCCAACAGCGTTAATCGggatatttcttttttgagcATCAACTACGTTTATGTCAGGATTAGGTGATGCTGAGTGTATGTGATGGACGGATCTTATGAGAGTTCGCGATGCTCCTGaatcaagaagaaggtgTCCAGGAAgttcatcatcataatgATTCGTATGATTTATGGTAGATTCAGTAAGTTTCTGGCCTAAGGTGAAGGTCGTGCttattattcaattgaatCGGTCCGGTAGTTGATTCACCGATGGAATCGTTGTCAGTACCGGGAGAGTTTTTAGATGTGAATACGTTATGAGCCCTGGCTGTTCTTGATTTCgaattatttgttttttgggAACTTCGAGTTATAGCTTTGGGTTTGGTCGTATTCATGTAAGTTCGAGAATCATTTCTCTCATCACTCGGATTTCTCCTGTAAGAAGGTTTGCTGCGTCTTGATTCCTGTTGTTCTTCATAGATAGCATGGATGTCTAAAAATAGTTCAGCAACTGTCATATTTAGATATCGATGACGTGTGTAGCgtaaaaatttgtattcGCCAGATAGGCCTCTCATGATTAGTTGGCATGCTACTTTGTTATTGATGTGAATGCCATTGTTATTTAGTCTGTCAATAATGTTTGTgacttttgtttcaaatgcTTCTGCAGGCGTACTGCCATTATATTGCAAATTTGCGAGTGTCACGATGTCATTTGCCTCTTGATTATCAGATTGCATTTTTTCGATGCTTTTCGACAGAATTTTCATGATATCCGTATAATCAATAGATAGGATGTCTTTGACCCAGGTGGGTAGGAACTGAGATGGAGCGAATAATTGAAAAGTGTGACATAAGAAGGTGAGTTCATTATCTGTCATCTGACGTACTACTTTTCCGGTTGTTGTCGGAATAATATCACcgagatttgaattttgcaaaaatttaATGTATGTTTTAACCCAACTTAGGAAGTCATTAGGTGAGGTTAAGATTGGTGGTGGTCTGACATAATTATTAGTGGATGTCATATTAGACTTCGCTGAGGATGAATCAGTAAATGAATTTTCGGACTCGGGTGATGAAGTGTTTCGATGTGTTCCATCAGGTGGTAAATATTGTGTAAACTGTGAGTTTGACTTAGATGGAACATACATGGGTGTCATTTGATAAGGTGGATACGGCATCAAAGTTGGGTGCCCGTATACCTGCCAACCAGAAATATTGGCTTGTTGGGGAGTCATCATGCGCTGCTGTGGGAGCGGCCCATCTTGTGGCAATGGTACTTGATCAGCTGGAGGAGAGGCATGATGATGGTTCTCTGGAACAGCAGACGAGTGAGGTGTCGTTGTCTGTTGAGAATGAGCCTTAGTGGAAGCCTtctcaaattcttgaattttggaagctgaaacgtCTAACGGATCTTGATTTGTGTGGACTTCTGTAGAAGTAACCGAAGCACAGGCGCTACCATGAGAGATtggcgaattttgagatgattgttgggattccattgttgataaaggcaataatattaggtatgtagatatactagaagttctcctcgaggatataggaatccaataaatggaactcgtaattctacataattctgtatatgcttttattgtcattttatatttgtcagtcattatcctattacattatcaatccttgcatttcagcttccacttatttcgatgaccgcttctcataacttatgtcatcttataacaccgtatatgataatgtactagtagtatgactactagttgatagacgatagttgattttcattccaacaatataaaacacacgctgattagttatattaaaccaaaaggttcagacataaatcagagtgttaatgataagaatttgatgataactcatcttcttatataataagttctgatcaattaatagatctttatctcattactgcagtaaattctattattagaatttttctacttcaatttatacgaagacgtatagttgcaataacttaatccaatttatacgaataggtgtatagtagtaatcacttattccaacatgcCCCCTtaaagatatattattgtactCCAACAGATATCTGCTATGTGTTTGGTTCTTAAGTAATTttaattatcaatagtCCGTTGAGGCCAAAATATCCTGTGGTGTTATCTGATTGTTCAATACTTTaataaatctatcaaaatcaGATATTGAGACTGGTTTGGTAAGTAAATCTGCtatattatctttaccttttatttttattagttttataatcttctcttttattttctctttaattatttctgtttttatc
The DNA window shown above is from Saccharomyces mikatae IFO 1815 strain IFO1815 genome assembly, chromosome: 6 and carries:
- the SMKI06G0730 gene encoding gag protein — its product is MESQQSSQNSPISHGSACASVTSTEVHTNQDPLDVSASKIQEFEKASTKAHSQQTTTPHSSAVPENHHHASPPADQVPLPQDGPLPQQRMMTPQQANISGWQVYGHPTLMPYPPYQMTPMYVPSKSNSQFTQYLPPDGTHRNTSSPESENSFTDSSSAKSNMTSTNNYVRPPPILTSPNDFLSWVKTYIKFLQNSNLGDIIPTTTGKVVRQMTDNELTFLCHTFQLFAPSQFLPTWVKDILSIDYTDIMKILSKSIEKMQSDNQEANDIVTLANLQYNGSTPAEAFETKVTNIIDRLNNNGIHINNKVACQLIMRGLSGEYKFLRYTRHRYLNMTVAELFLDIHAIYEEQQESRRSKPSYRRNPSDERNDSRTYMNTTKPKAITRSSQKTNNSKSRTARAHNVFTSKNSPGTDNDSIGESTTGPIQLNNKHDLHLRPETY